A genomic window from Terrisporobacter glycolicus ATCC 14880 = DSM 1288 includes:
- a CDS encoding DEAD/DEAH box helicase produces MELNPIKASDNIVEKYLGYIETTFYINDKEYMKQFRKYIENANYFAKGPYLDFSDSFEFGQSIKDLIDKGILSREFIKLYQGEKKEKILNRNLYKHQELSIRKIRDGKNLVVTTGTGSGKTESFLLPIINYLMEQKESGDLSDGVRALIIYPMNALANDQMKRMRELLVDYPNITFGSYTGETEREDKAAVSKYMSLNNGEKPISNERISRRQMKEKPPHILITNYAMLEYLLLRPDDNVFFMGHTLMNGNLLF; encoded by the coding sequence ATGGAACTAAATCCAATTAAAGCGTCCGATAACATTGTAGAAAAATATTTAGGATATATTGAAACTACTTTTTATATTAATGATAAAGAGTACATGAAGCAGTTTCGCAAATATATTGAAAATGCTAACTACTTCGCAAAAGGGCCTTATCTTGACTTTTCGGATTCGTTTGAATTTGGTCAAAGCATCAAAGATCTTATTGATAAAGGTATTCTAAGTCGAGAATTCATAAAATTATATCAAGGGGAAAAGAAAGAAAAAATTTTAAATCGAAACTTATATAAACATCAAGAGCTATCGATTCGTAAAATTAGAGACGGTAAAAATTTAGTTGTGACAACAGGTACAGGTTCAGGGAAAACAGAATCTTTTTTGTTGCCAATTATTAATTATTTAATGGAACAAAAGGAATCTGGAGATCTTAGCGATGGTGTTAGAGCTCTTATTATTTATCCTATGAATGCTCTTGCTAATGATCAAATGAAAAGGATGAGAGAGCTTTTAGTGGATTATCCGAATATTACTTTTGGTTCTTATACGGGGGAGACAGAAAGAGAAGATAAGGCTGCAGTGTCAAAGTATATGTCGCTTAATAATGGTGAGAAACCAATATCTAATGAAAGAATTTCAAGAAGGCAAATGAAAGAAAAACCTCCTCATATTCTGATAACGAACTATGCGATGTTAGAGTATTTGCTTTTAAGACCGGACGACAATGTTTTTTTCATGGGACATACTCTAATGAATGGAAATTTATTGTTCTAG